A stretch of DNA from Chelonoidis abingdonii isolate Lonesome George chromosome 8, CheloAbing_2.0, whole genome shotgun sequence:
taacttgcccagAGCAAGGCCCTGACTGTGGTGGGGGCAGAAAGAAATGTCAGTATTAAAATAGCCCTCAGAATGTGTTATTTGAAAGACTTATAGAAAACAGTATGTTGCTATCTTAATGGACAATACATCATAATACAAAGATCTATTAACCTCTTTTCTCCCCATACAGTTTCAGTTGGAGATGTTATTTCTCACTACctgtttttaatttgtgtaatgttgctgtgtGCTGAAGAGTAATCATGGTCCATTATAGTAGTAGCTGAATTTCCTGTGTATACTTAATTTGTATAACATTTTGTATGCTTCAAGATGAAGAGTGCTATTGAAATAAGATTAAATCTGACACACGTACAGGCATGTCCTGCATTCTTTGCACACCTAAAAACTCCACTTGATGTCAGTAGGCATTTTACATATGCAAGGTATACGGGCCCACATCTAAACAGCAAAGATCTACCTGGTAAGAAAGGAAAGATGGGTTTGAGATTAAGGAGATAGATTGGCACTAAGGAGAGCCGCGTTCTGTTCTTGGATCTGCCACAGGCTGCCTCTGTGACCATAGAAAAGCCACATGATTTCAGTGTACCATGGAGAATAATAGTTCACTACATCAAATGAGAGCTATAAGActttcagatactatggtgatggaggtTATATACATTCCAAGATATAGAAAAGTAGTACAGTTCTTTACTAAGAGCCTTCACTTAATTCTGCTATGAACACCAAGGAAGTTCTGAAATATTAAACATGGTTCTGAAAAGTTAGTACAACACTCCCCCTCCCAACTATAACACAAAACATAAACTGGACACtcggaagtttagacttgaaattagatgaaggtttctaaccattagaggagtgaagttctggaacagccttccaaggggagtagtgggggcaaaagacatgtCTGGCgttaaagactaagcttgataagtttatggaagggatggtatgatgggatagcttaattttggcaattgatctttgattatcagcaggtaagtatgcccagtggtctgtgatgggatgagatctgagttactgcagagaattctttcctgagtgctggctggtgagtctttcccacatgctcagggtttagctgatcaccatatttggggtcaggaaggaattttcctccgggcagattggcagaggccctggaggtttttcgccttcctctgcagcgtggggcatgggtcacttgctggtggattctctgcagcttgaggtcttcaaaccacaatttgaagacttcaataactcagacgtaggttaggagtttgttatagaagtggatgggtaagattctgtggcctgctttgtgcaggaggtcagactagatgatcatattggtcccttctgacctttaagtctatgagtctgagtttATAAGATGCTTTCCAGAAACGTGTAGCAGCATTAAAAACAACAATAGAATTAACctgaaaaatacagtacagtatcaAGGTGTTTTCATGACTTCTTCTAATGTTACATAAAacagcaaagcaaacaaacacacataACATACATGCATTTCCACAATTAGGAAAAACAGCTTTCCCCCTTAGTATAAAGTGCTTTGCAGAGACCAAAAACTATTTACATTGATCAGAATGCCAAGCACGGACATCGTCTTCTGTGAAATCTGGCAAACAATGATAAATTCTTGATAGTGGGACTTGGCCTCATAAACTATCTTCATAGTCCATTATTTGGTCTCCTTGTAAAATTGGCATTTAAGATCTGAAACTGTATGTACCATGCCCTTCGTGCAGTATGACTGGCATTTGAACAAGTCCCATTTATCACTGGCAGGTTCATCTGAAAGAGACAGGCTTGACATACAAGATTTGGATCAGGATTAATATTTCCCTGAAGTCTGGAAGTGTTTGTCCATAATGCCCAGAACCAAACTCCTGTACCCAAATGGGGTCACCTGTGAAATTTCTATCCAGATCTTGGTTCAACTTCTGCAATTCCCCTCACTGTAGTTCAGGGATCTGTGGATCCAGGGTTCAAGTTCAGATCCACTCCTAATAGAAAggcaatttaaaatattgtttccaCAGATAAATGGCCCTGTAGCAGGAAAAGCTAAATGAACAGTAAGACTAAGCAGTGGCTGGtttgggaattgaacctggggtTTCCAATCCTAGGATCTGACCTGCTAGTGATAAAACATTAGACATTACTAGACAATGAAACTAATCCCACTCCTTTTTCAAGGACATGATACAATCCCTTGAGAGGATATATCTGATCATGCACAATCCTGTAACTGAGGTGCTCATAAAGATGAATTCTATATCATGACTGGAGCCTTCTGTAACTACTGGGAGGAGGCCCTGAATGCTTAGCTGTAGCATTaatgcatataaataaaaagtataATCCAAAGAGATATAATAAAagaaatcaaaaaacaaaacattatacCTGACACGAGAAGAACTGACCCAAAACCATCTGGAAAGTTTTGTGCAGAGAACTTCAGCCTTTTTTCTCTGATTTAGTCCTCTCCCAGCAGGAAAATTATCCTGGCGTAAAAACAATGCTGGAGATTGAACGACCTCACACTTAGATAGCATCCATCCAGAACAAGGCTAAGGAACACTGGTGAGGGTAATAGTGGCGGGGGGGACAATATGGGGAAGTTTGCACTCCCACTGCTTGTGCTGTATTCATGTCTGTGAATAAAGGGAGAGAACATCCATCTCCAGGACTGTTGATCCAGCAACTTTCACCAGAACTAAATACAATTAAAAAGTGAAACATAAATCCTCTAATAACTAAATGCTCTGTTCATTTCTGTCTATCTGAAGGATGTATAGTCCTAACTGACTTTTCCATTTTTCACTGAATAGAAAGGATATTTGTGGTGGATCTTCCATTGTCAAGTGTGGAAATATTAACGTCTCATTCTTGAACAAAACCCCACATTTTTGTATTGTTGTTCTGACTGTACCAGGGATTATAACAAAAAAATGACAAGTTCTTTCTTTATCAGTCTCTCTAGTCCCACAGGCAATGTTGTTTGCTAATTGTCCCAGTGTTTGGCAGAGGGTGTTACCTTCAGTTCCAGCCATATCAATTATTTCTACTAATGGGTCTCTCTTATTGATACTGAGCAGAAACCTGGGAGGCATATAAGTGTGAGCAAAGAGTAGAATATAGTGTGCTGGATGGTTCAGGGACTCTGTAGAATGTATGAGCTGTTCTAAATGAGACAGGCATGGGATCAGCCCTCCTTGGTGTAAGCACCCAAACAAAAGGGCACCAAGAACATTGAAAATAATAATGATAGGTTTCCACTTCAGGGTTCTATTCTGTGGTGTGATCAATAGGACTAGTGGTAAAATAAGAGGAATGAGGAATCGAGGTTCTTGGTGGTTGAATAGGGAAAGGAATGCCAAAGGAacaaaatagaataataataataatgttggaTTGCCCTTGGCAAGCACTAACATTGTAGGTGGCCTATGATTATGTAGTCTGATCCATGATAGATGGATGTTTACTTTCAGCATTTTTAAACCAATGCTGATGGCCAGAATGTGCAGGATCCCAAAGAGCATTATCCCATTGACTGCAAAATGAGTAaatcttgggtgaatcccatgcTGTGCAAGATTATAGGGATTAAGATTATAGCAGAGAAAATTAAAAGGGGTCACTATTATATTCTGATTTATTTGAGCTATGGTGCTTAACAGGCCATTCCTTTTAATGCTGTATAGGCTAATCTCTGATCCAATGGAGGTAAAATATAACGTGTCAGCTGCTGTGAAGATGATGGCAGTGAAAGCTGTGCTTGAAACAAGCTTCAAGAGGTGGTTTGCAATAGTTTTAATGCTGTGCTGAGTAGTGGCATTTAAAACTGCCCAGTAAAGCAGTGGCATTAAAGCAAATGCCAGAAAAGTTGGCCTGTTGAAAAACCCAGCAACTGTTATAATCCCTATGAGACTGCTACGGGTAGGTTTCGCTTGGCTGATGTCTGTTCCATAACCAACTGCTTTTGGAGATACTAGTACCATCAGCAGGGCAAACAGAAGTCCTTCAAGTGTGTTAGTAAATGTTCTTGTGTAAAATACTAGTGTGACATAGGACCCAGCAAGCAGAACCAGGGCGTTCCACCGATCTGCACCCCAGAAAGGAGCTAGCCAATACACGCTATAGTCAAGTATGAAAGAAAAGGTGGTGAGGAGAAGGCGAGGTGACACAAGAAGGGTGTAGCTGTTGATGCCATTTGACCACATGCCCAGCTGTTGCAAAGACTTGATCATCCAGTAGGTAATGCCAGATGTAATTAATGGGAACACAACTGTTCTACAAGGAGAATTGGAAAGGAATTCCCAGGGATAATAGACTTGTAGGTCTAAAATATCTCCTGCGGGGGGAGAAGAAAAGCAGATTACACATTTTGGTAAATTGACCAATATACATGCATTAAAAATACAGTTTGCTGTGAGAAGCAGCATAGTTAAGTGGACAATAATACTGTAACAAAACTATAACCATCTAGGACTTCAGAGTAGTTATTATGTTGTCCACCATGGCTATTTAGAACTTCATGGTGAGAACAGAAAGAGAAATCAGATCTTCCTGTGCCCAAAATAAAAACTTCTACCATCTGAGCTGCTCTACCCCTGGCAGCTGCTCCGGTCGTGGGGGCCGCTTCAGCCTTAAGGCCTGCTCCGGCCATGGGGGCTGCTCTAGCTCCAGacgctgctccagccctggggacTGACTCAGCCATGACTGCTCGGGCTGCTCCAGTCCTGGCTACTGCTCTGGCCCTGGGGGCTCTCCAGCTCTCTGCCGCTGCTCCAGCCTTAAGGGCTGCCActgttccagccccagctgctgttcCTGCAGTGAGGGCTGCTCCTGCAGCCAGAGCAGAAGCTGAAGAACTCAAGAGGTCtgttaaagtcacagaatccatgacctccataaaaaaaatcatatccttAATTATAATACATACAGAACCCACCTTACATGGGGGTTGTGAGGATTTGTTGGTACTTGTATAGTGCTTTTTGTAGATGAAAAATATGATATGAAGGCTaagtattattaattttaaaatgttcaaatggAAAGTTCAgttctcaaaatattttcaaacaacctgcccattttatataaatatactaGACATAGCTTTGTTATTAATCAATTACAATTCCTAGATAATAGAATTAGGTTCCAATGCTACAGTCACGCAACATGCAGAATATCCATTAGCTTCAATAGGTGTTCTGCATACAGACAACCTGAAgaattcagagatttttaaggccagaagggaccactgtgatcacctaatCTGACTACTTTCTTAACTAAGTATATAGAATTTCACTCAATATTTGCTGCATCAAGCCCGAcagctgtgcattgtgtgaagaattacttccttttgtttgttttatgtgtcctgcctattaattttattaagttcttgtgtcatgtgaaggggtaaataacactttcttattcactttctctagaccaggggttggtaa
This window harbors:
- the PIGZ gene encoding GPI alpha-1,2-mannosyltransferase 4 yields the protein MVWTRRGRTGSKLLIPWQLMFLIVQVCDFAQMSFSSGNWSELRMSAKTFWGILALLRIFWCLLPQTGYLHPDEFFQSPEVMAGDILDLQVYYPWEFLSNSPCRTVVFPLITSGITYWMIKSLQQLGMWSNGINSYTLLVSPRLLLTTFSFILDYSVYWLAPFWGADRWNALVLLAGSYVTLVFYTRTFTNTLEGLLFALLMVLVSPKAVGYGTDISQAKPTRSSLIGIITVAGFFNRPTFLAFALMPLLYWAVLNATTQHSIKTIANHLLKLVSSTAFTAIIFTAADTLYFTSIGSEISLYSIKRNGLLSTIAQINQNIIVTPFNFLCYNLNPYNLAQHGIHPRFTHFAVNGIMLFGILHILAISIGLKMLKVNIHLSWIRLHNHRPPTMLVLAKGNPTLLLLFYFVPLAFLSLFNHQEPRFLIPLILPLVLLITPQNRTLKWKPIIIIFNVLGALLFGCLHQGGLIPCLSHLEQLIHSTESLNHPAHYILLFAHTYMPPRFLLSINKRDPLVEIIDMAGTEGNTLCQTLGQLANNIACGTRETDKERTCHFFVIIPGTVRTTIQKCGVLFKNETLIFPHLTMEDPPQISFLFSEKWKSQLGLYILQIDRNEQSI